The following coding sequences are from one candidate division WOR-3 bacterium window:
- a CDS encoding aminotransferase class I/II-fold pyridoxal phosphate-dependent enzyme yields MEAFAKRVTLLPPYLFKKLDDLKRKYKEGLIDFGEGNPDLPPSKNIIKAFKNALNKLENHRYPKYRGELELREAICEWYDKRFGVKLDPETEVAVLIGSKEGIAHFIWGVCDKDDVYVTTDPIFPPYHNNPLLVGAKIFTLPLKEENNFLPDLDDLKKIRKIKLLAINFPNNPTTAFANLDFYKDLVALAQKYGFFISNDNAYSEIYFEEKPPSILQVKGAKEFCCEFHSFSKSFNLSGWRLGFICGNKNLINAMMRIKENVDTGPFKAIQEAGIYALRYEYNFPEKLRKIYLKRQNLLLPALLEYGFEIRKPKATFYLWAKIPKKEKSSLRFALKLLKEKRILAAPGSGFGKYGEGYLRFSLTVNEKLIKEAISRLK; encoded by the coding sequence ATGGAAGCCTTTGCTAAAAGAGTAACCTTATTACCACCTTATCTCTTTAAAAAATTAGACGATTTAAAAAGGAAATATAAAGAAGGTTTGATCGATTTTGGTGAGGGAAATCCTGACCTGCCACCTTCTAAAAATATTATTAAGGCTTTTAAGAATGCCTTAAATAAATTGGAAAATCATCGGTACCCAAAATACCGAGGTGAATTGGAATTAAGAGAGGCAATTTGTGAATGGTATGATAAAAGGTTTGGTGTAAAATTAGACCCCGAGACAGAGGTTGCGGTTCTTATCGGTAGTAAAGAAGGAATTGCTCATTTTATTTGGGGAGTATGCGATAAAGATGATGTTTATGTTACTACGGACCCAATTTTTCCTCCTTATCATAATAATCCCTTATTAGTTGGGGCAAAAATTTTTACTTTGCCACTAAAAGAAGAGAATAATTTTTTACCCGATTTGGACGACCTTAAAAAGATAAGAAAGATAAAGTTGTTAGCCATTAATTTCCCTAATAATCCAACAACCGCCTTTGCTAATTTGGATTTTTATAAAGATTTGGTTGCCCTTGCCCAAAAATACGGATTTTTTATCTCTAATGATAATGCCTATTCGGAAATCTATTTTGAAGAAAAACCACCAAGTATTTTGCAAGTAAAAGGAGCAAAGGAATTTTGTTGTGAGTTCCATTCTTTCTCTAAGAGTTTTAACCTCTCTGGCTGGCGACTCGGTTTTATTTGTGGTAATAAGAATTTGATAAACGCAATGATGAGAATAAAAGAGAATGTTGATACTGGTCCTTTTAAGGCAATCCAAGAAGCCGGGATTTATGCTTTAAGATATGAATATAATTTTCCAGAAAAGTTAAGAAAGATTTATTTAAAAAGACAAAATTTGTTATTACCGGCTTTATTGGAGTATGGCTTTGAAATTAGAAAGCCAAAGGCAACTTTTTATTTGTGGGCAAAAATACCAAAGAAGGAAAAATCTTCATTAAGATTTGCCTTAAAACTTCTAAAAGAGAAAAGAATTTTAGCAGCACCAGGTAGCGGCTTCGGTAAGTATGGTGAAGGTTATTTAAGATTTTCTTTGACGGTTAATGAGAAATTGATAAAGGAGGCAATTTCCCGTTTAAAATGA
- a CDS encoding aspartate kinase, with protein sequence MKIIVQKFGGSSLANLSRIRKVAKIIKNTLEEGYLPCVVVSAMGDTTDDLLSLAKRLNPLPPERELAMLLSCGERISASLLAITLHRMGIKAVSFTGSQIGIITDNNFTSARIRMVNGERLKKVLKEKKVPIVMGFQGVSFDKEITLLGRGGSDITAVALAIALNAQKCEIYSDVCGVYTEDPYQFSKVKLIRKLTYDEMFEMSNFGAEVLHPRACALAQKYNLELILKSSFDKKGETMITKDLEFEEIKVKGITHQKDLVLFSLINIPKKPKCLHQVISYLAENKIKPIFFSHGLPDNQAFDLLFIVKEEEKLNCEKLLKKIAKEIGWKKILKKEKMASFSLVGNEIGQSSEILENLFATLTKNHIHIDGFSLTPNRITCFLPEKNLRKVIKILLKTFQLVDE encoded by the coding sequence ATGAAGATTATTGTCCAGAAATTTGGCGGTTCTTCTTTAGCAAATCTATCAAGGATAAGGAAGGTTGCTAAGATTATAAAGAATACCTTAGAAGAAGGTTATCTGCCCTGCGTGGTTGTTTCAGCAATGGGTGATACTACCGATGATTTATTAAGTTTGGCAAAAAGATTAAATCCTTTGCCACCCGAAAGGGAATTGGCAATGCTTCTTTCTTGCGGTGAAAGGATATCAGCATCTCTTTTAGCAATAACTTTACATAGAATGGGAATAAAGGCAGTTTCTTTTACTGGTTCGCAAATTGGAATAATTACTGATAATAATTTTACTTCTGCTCGGATTAGAATGGTAAACGGTGAACGACTCAAGAAGGTATTAAAAGAAAAAAAGGTACCAATTGTGATGGGTTTTCAGGGTGTCTCTTTTGATAAAGAGATAACCCTATTAGGAAGAGGTGGCTCTGATATCACTGCCGTGGCATTGGCAATTGCTTTAAATGCCCAAAAATGTGAGATATATAGCGATGTTTGTGGTGTCTATACTGAAGACCCTTATCAATTTAGCAAGGTAAAGTTAATAAGAAAATTAACTTATGATGAAATGTTTGAAATGAGTAATTTTGGTGCCGAGGTTTTACATCCTCGGGCTTGTGCCCTCGCACAAAAATATAATTTGGAACTAATTTTAAAATCTTCCTTTGATAAAAAAGGAGAGACAATGATTACTAAAGATTTGGAATTTGAGGAGATAAAAGTAAAAGGGATAACCCACCAGAAAGATTTGGTTTTGTTTAGTTTAATAAATATTCCCAAAAAACCAAAATGTCTACACCAGGTAATTAGTTATTTGGCAGAAAACAAGATAAAGCCAATTTTCTTTTCCCACGGTTTGCCCGATAATCAAGCCTTTGATTTGCTTTTTATTGTCAAAGAGGAAGAGAAACTAAATTGTGAGAAGTTATTAAAGAAAATTGCCAAGGAGATTGGCTGGAAAAAGATTTTGAAAAAGGAGAAGATGGCTTCTTTTTCATTAGTGGGAAATGAGATTGGGCAGAGTAGCGAGATTTTAGAAAACCTGTTTGCCACCTTGACAAAAAATCATATTCATATCGATGGTTTTTCTCTGACACCTAATCGGATAACTTGTTTTCTTCCCGAAAAAAATTTAAGGAAGGTAATTAAAATTTTATTAAAAACTTTTCAATTGGTAGATGAATAA
- the scpB gene encoding SMC-Scp complex subunit ScpB, with translation MNNFYPLQLKKDFEEMSNSFKANGFKKIIEAILFVSSEPVSIKRLKAFFSLSEKEIEEIIALLNDEYERSERTFRIQRVAKGYQLFTLPEYSDYLTKFYQEKKKKPLSPAALEVLAIIAYHQPITKQEIEKIRGVDSTHILNILLGKKLIKIEGRAKKPGAPFLYVLTNEFLKYFGLNSFEDLPKREEIENFLALHEGYGRDKNSPES, from the coding sequence ATGAATAATTTTTATCCTTTACAGTTGAAAAAGGATTTTGAGGAAATGAGTAATTCCTTTAAGGCAAATGGTTTTAAAAAAATAATTGAAGCTATTCTTTTTGTTAGTAGTGAGCCCGTTAGTATTAAAAGATTGAAAGCCTTTTTTTCTTTGAGTGAAAAGGAGATAGAGGAGATAATCGCTTTACTTAATGATGAGTATGAAAGAAGTGAAAGGACTTTTCGTATTCAAAGGGTAGCGAAAGGATACCAACTTTTTACTCTGCCCGAATATAGTGATTATCTAACCAAATTTTATCAAGAAAAGAAAAAGAAACCTTTATCACCTGCCGCTTTAGAGGTTTTAGCCATTATTGCTTATCACCAACCAATCACTAAACAAGAGATTGAAAAAATAAGAGGGGTTGATTCAACCCATATCTTAAATATTCTTTTAGGAAAGAAACTTATCAAAATTGAAGGTCGAGCCAAGAAACCCGGTGCCCCCTTTTTGTATGTTTTGACCAATGAATTTCTTAAATATTTTGGACTTAACTCCTTTGAAGATTTGCCTAAAAGAGAAGAGATTGAAAATTTTCTTGCTCTTCACGAAGGATATGGGAGAGATAAGAACTCCCCAGAAAGTTAA
- a CDS encoding DUF4416 family protein, with product MGEIRTPQKVKVVIGYITSDVKLIEEVNRILFPLLGEEDFKSEIIDFNFTDYYQEEMGKDLKRQWVSYKNLVMPDFLPDLKIKTNEIEDKFKENEKRRINIDPGILTLNNFILATTKNYAHRIYLRDGIYAEVTLIYQHKKFHNLNWTYPDYQQDFFHNFLLKVRKIYIEDLKKICYSKEGNENEIY from the coding sequence ATGGGAGAGATAAGAACTCCCCAGAAAGTTAAAGTAGTGATTGGTTATATTACTTCTGATGTCAAGCTTATTGAGGAGGTTAATAGAATCTTATTTCCCCTGCTGGGCGAAGAGGATTTTAAAAGTGAGATTATTGATTTTAATTTTACTGATTATTACCAAGAAGAAATGGGCAAGGATTTAAAAAGGCAATGGGTTTCTTACAAAAATTTAGTTATGCCCGATTTTTTACCCGATTTGAAAATCAAGACAAATGAAATTGAAGATAAATTTAAAGAGAACGAAAAAAGAAGGATAAATATTGACCCAGGTATCTTGACATTAAATAATTTTATTTTAGCCACCACCAAAAATTATGCCCATCGCATTTATTTAAGAGATGGGATTTATGCCGAAGTTACTTTGATCTACCAACACAAAAAGTTTCATAATTTAAATTGGACCTATCCCGATTACCAACAAGATTTTTTTCACAATTTTCTTTTAAAAGTAAGAAAGATTTATATTGAAGATTTGAAAAAAATTTGTTATAGTAAAGAAGGAAATGAAAACGAGATTTATTAA
- a CDS encoding DUF366 family protein has translation MKTRFIKEELTFTGEQLRSLFAYDTYNILGDSIVAFIGACDISLKEAVDLESQKVRRYSYVPKMLHFLAEHFEVDVEKAILRSYLLLDIVKDTLNEKLNANQIKRVGNELYDGENRVAISMATSSPVSSLVYVGIHITPPTEIPAKGLEDYQIDVTEFGNLVLERYAKDSERINQMRCRTRWVE, from the coding sequence ATGAAAACGAGATTTATTAAAGAAGAATTAACTTTTACCGGCGAACAACTCCGTTCTCTTTTTGCTTATGATACTTATAATATCTTAGGTGATTCTATTGTTGCCTTTATTGGTGCTTGTGATATCTCTCTTAAAGAAGCAGTGGATTTAGAGAGTCAAAAAGTGCGACGATATTCTTATGTTCCAAAAATGCTCCATTTTCTTGCTGAGCACTTTGAAGTAGATGTAGAAAAGGCAATATTAAGAAGTTATCTTCTTTTAGATATTGTCAAAGATACTCTAAACGAAAAATTAAATGCCAACCAAATAAAAAGAGTGGGCAACGAACTTTACGATGGTGAGAATCGGGTAGCGATATCAATGGCTACCTCTTCGCCGGTCTCTTCTTTGGTTTATGTGGGTATTCACATTACTCCTCCGACAGAAATTCCTGCCAAAGGTTTAGAAGATTATCAGATTGATGTTACGGAATTTGGCAACCTTGTTTTAGAAAGGTATGCTAAAGATTCCGAACGGATAAACCAGATGCGCTGTCGGACACGCTGGGTAGAATAA
- a CDS encoding DUF502 domain-containing protein, with product MKILRRYFIAGLVLVIPLGLTIFIFWFLVTKLGSFLAPLFKILPFLKELPQEILTILGFFVFLFLILLVGALTSGFLGKWLFGLLEDLILKVPLVREIYNSARQLTNAVFIDRKSLKKVVAVEYPRKGIFALGFIMNEEKIFSEDKKKEFCLIYLPTTPNPTSGWLILVPQEEVYELNLSIDEGLKLIVSGGIVLNKETLEKLKI from the coding sequence GTGAAAATCCTTCGCCGGTATTTTATTGCGGGATTAGTTCTTGTTATTCCTTTAGGTTTAACAATTTTTATTTTTTGGTTTTTAGTTACCAAATTAGGTAGTTTTTTGGCTCCTCTTTTTAAAATCTTACCCTTCTTAAAAGAATTACCACAAGAAATATTAACAATTTTAGGTTTTTTTGTTTTTCTCTTTTTGATTTTGCTGGTTGGTGCTTTAACCAGTGGTTTTTTAGGTAAGTGGCTTTTTGGTTTATTAGAAGATTTGATTTTAAAAGTTCCTTTAGTAAGAGAAATTTATAATTCTGCTCGGCAACTAACTAACGCGGTGTTTATTGATCGGAAATCCCTTAAAAAAGTAGTTGCCGTCGAGTATCCGCGCAAAGGGATTTTTGCTCTTGGTTTTATTATGAATGAAGAAAAAATATTTTCCGAAGATAAAAAGAAAGAGTTTTGTTTGATATATTTACCTACCACTCCTAATCCAACTTCTGGTTGGCTAATTTTGGTGCCTCAAGAGGAGGTTTATGAGTTAAATTTATCAATAGATGAAGGATTAAAATTGATCGTTTCTGGCGGAATTGTCCTGAATAAAGAAACCTTAGAAAAATTAAAAATTTAG
- a CDS encoding FprA family A-type flavoprotein, with protein MVREITKDIWAVGAIDWDRRLFDELIPLPDGTSYNAYLIKGSEKTVLIDTVDPTKEKELVENLKSLNLKIDYLISLHAEQDHSGAIPRILELYPEAKLITNKKGKEFLMDLLLIPEGKFITVEDNEKISLGNKTLQFIFTPWVHWPETMVAYLIEEKILFTCDLFGSHLATSDLFVQDKEKVYFAAKRYYAEIMMPFRNQIKNHLNKIRDLEIRIIAPSHGPIYLEPTFIINAYEDWVNDKGKNEVILAYVSMHNSTRIMAEFLISELINLGIKVIPFNLTKTDIGELAIASVDATTILIGTPTVLTGPHPTALFAIYLLNILKPKAKYLGIFGSYGWGGRTLEIIKNLTTNLNAELLPPVLIKGYPKKEDFLLLKDWAKKIKEKHELLNF; from the coding sequence GTGGTAAGAGAAATAACAAAAGATATTTGGGCAGTAGGTGCTATCGATTGGGATAGAAGATTATTTGACGAATTAATTCCCTTACCCGATGGCACAAGTTATAATGCTTATTTAATCAAAGGAAGCGAAAAAACTGTTTTAATTGACACTGTTGATCCGACAAAAGAAAAAGAACTAGTGGAAAATTTAAAATCACTTAATCTAAAAATTGATTATTTAATTTCTTTACATGCTGAACAAGACCATTCGGGAGCAATCCCACGAATATTAGAACTCTATCCGGAAGCAAAACTTATTACTAATAAAAAGGGTAAAGAGTTTTTAATGGATTTATTGTTAATACCTGAAGGAAAATTTATTACGGTGGAAGATAATGAAAAAATCTCTTTAGGCAATAAAACTTTACAATTTATTTTCACTCCTTGGGTTCATTGGCCAGAAACAATGGTTGCCTATCTTATAGAGGAAAAAATTCTTTTTACTTGTGATTTATTTGGCTCTCATTTAGCGACCAGTGATTTATTTGTTCAGGATAAAGAAAAGGTTTACTTTGCTGCTAAAAGATATTATGCCGAAATTATGATGCCTTTTCGAAATCAAATAAAGAACCATTTAAACAAAATAAGAGATTTAGAAATTAGAATAATTGCTCCCAGTCACGGACCAATCTATTTGGAACCCACCTTTATTATTAATGCTTATGAAGATTGGGTTAACGACAAAGGGAAAAATGAGGTTATTTTAGCCTATGTCTCAATGCATAATAGTACAAGGATAATGGCTGAATTTTTAATTAGTGAATTAATAAATTTAGGAATTAAAGTAATTCCTTTTAATTTAACAAAGACCGACATCGGTGAATTAGCCATTGCTTCGGTTGATGCCACTACTATACTAATTGGTACACCAACAGTGTTAACTGGTCCCCATCCAACTGCCCTTTTTGCTATCTATCTTTTAAATATTCTAAAGCCAAAAGCAAAGTATCTTGGAATTTTTGGTTCTTATGGCTGGGGTGGCAGAACCTTGGAGATTATCAAAAACCTAACAACTAATTTGAATGCGGAATTATTGCCACCGGTACTTATAAAGGGATATCCTAAAAAAGAAGATTTTCTTTTATTAAAAGATTGGGCAAAAAAGATTAAAGAAAAACACGAACTTCTAAATTTTTAA
- the rd gene encoding rubredoxin, whose protein sequence is MKRYRCTLCGYIYDPKLGDKERNIPPDTPFEELPDDWICPICGADKSYFEPIEE, encoded by the coding sequence ATGAAAAGATATCGCTGTACTCTTTGTGGTTACATTTATGACCCAAAATTAGGTGATAAAGAAAGAAATATTCCTCCTGATACGCCTTTCGAAGAGTTGCCCGATGATTGGATTTGTCCAATTTGTGGTGCTGATAAAAGTTACTTTGAACCAATTGAAGAGTAG
- a CDS encoding DegQ family serine endoprotease has protein sequence MRREIILIIGFCVLSFALGFIVSPLKGKEKTSLYVQNVSQPVLEGKPNLPTNNISFVEVAEKIIPTVVNISAEKSIKIRTPGFEFFSPFEDFFREFFKDFPLPKEFSEKIRTLGSGVIISEDGYVITNNHVIEGYDKVIITLSDGTKFKEKEVKIIGRDSKTDIALLKIETKKKLPYAPLGNSDEVRIGEWVMAVGNPFGLSGTVTVGVISAKHRTGIDLYGGPTYQDFIQTDAAINPGNSGGPLVNLKGEVIGINTAIKTTSGGNIGIGFAIPINLVKKVKDDLLKRGKVVRGYLGIYLQELTDELKESMDLPKDLEGVVIRDIIPNSPASRADLKSGDVILKFQGNKVKSVDELRFMVAETPPNTKVELEIYRDGRVRKVTVVLGEMPEEVSQVKKEEVLSIGLRVKETKEGVEVEEVEANSPAEEAGIQVGDIILEIQKEKVKNLDDYYRLLERFKERKSILFKIKRGNEIYLIPLRLKE, from the coding sequence ATGAGAAGAGAAATTATTTTAATAATTGGTTTTTGTGTTTTGTCTTTTGCGTTAGGTTTTATCGTTTCTCCCCTGAAAGGAAAAGAAAAAACCTCTCTGTATGTCCAAAATGTTTCTCAACCAGTTTTAGAAGGAAAACCAAACTTACCAACAAATAACATTTCTTTTGTTGAAGTTGCGGAAAAGATTATTCCGACAGTAGTAAATATTTCTGCTGAAAAATCAATAAAAATTAGAACACCGGGTTTTGAATTTTTCTCACCCTTTGAAGATTTTTTTAGAGAATTTTTTAAAGATTTCCCTTTACCAAAAGAATTTAGTGAGAAAATAAGAACCTTAGGAAGTGGTGTGATAATTTCGGAAGACGGTTATGTAATTACTAATAATCATGTAATTGAAGGATATGATAAAGTAATTATTACTCTTTCTGACGGAACAAAATTTAAAGAAAAAGAAGTAAAAATTATTGGTCGCGATTCAAAAACTGATATTGCTCTGTTGAAGATTGAAACAAAAAAGAAACTTCCCTATGCCCCCTTAGGTAATTCTGATGAAGTGAGAATTGGTGAATGGGTGATGGCAGTGGGTAATCCTTTTGGTTTATCGGGTACGGTTACCGTTGGAGTTATATCGGCTAAACATCGAACCGGTATTGATCTTTATGGCGGACCAACTTACCAAGATTTCATCCAAACCGATGCCGCAATAAATCCAGGAAATTCCGGTGGTCCCTTAGTAAATTTGAAAGGTGAAGTTATTGGTATCAATACGGCAATTAAAACCACTTCTGGTGGGAATATTGGAATCGGTTTTGCTATTCCAATTAACTTAGTGAAAAAAGTGAAAGATGATTTGTTAAAAAGAGGGAAAGTTGTCCGTGGTTATTTGGGGATTTATCTTCAAGAATTAACGGACGAGTTAAAAGAATCGATGGATTTACCCAAAGATTTGGAAGGAGTGGTTATAAGAGATATTATCCCTAATTCGCCTGCAAGTAGAGCCGATTTAAAATCGGGAGATGTGATTTTAAAATTTCAAGGCAATAAAGTAAAAAGTGTTGATGAATTGAGATTTATGGTTGCTGAAACTCCCCCTAATACTAAGGTAGAGCTAGAAATTTATCGCGATGGTCGAGTTCGGAAAGTGACTGTGGTTTTAGGAGAAATGCCTGAGGAAGTTTCCCAAGTTAAAAAGGAAGAAGTTTTAAGCATCGGGTTGCGAGTAAAAGAAACAAAAGAAGGTGTTGAAGTAGAAGAAGTGGAAGCAAATTCGCCAGCGGAAGAAGCTGGTATCCAGGTTGGTGATATTATTTTAGAAATTCAGAAAGAAAAAGTTAAAAATTTGGATGATTACTATCGTCTTTTGGAAAGATTTAAAGAACGGAAGTCAATTCTTTTTAAAATAAAAAGAGGAAATGAAATTTATCTCATTCCTCTTCGTCTCAAAGAATAA
- a CDS encoding sigma-70 family RNA polymerase sigma factor, whose translation MVKDLPSYYFFLSQQYPDLSREEERELIEKAKKNNYQAFSKLILSHLKLVVKIAQKYRSKNLSLDDLIGEGITGLMEAIHKFDEKKNARLATYAAKRIKYRIREAIFNEAIFHFSPKIQKLAKKIKKEPPEMLFQPEQLAKKFKVPLSEVKQAINFLNLARFNLEGEETSEENPILVNETRETQFEKVNIKKIVNECLSQLTERERLVIKKVFGLPPYKEPESLTKIGKDLGLSRERVRQIRNEALKKLRRFLNKRLNLISFFL comes from the coding sequence ATGGTCAAGGATCTTCCTTCTTATTATTTTTTCTTATCCCAACAGTATCCCGATCTTTCTCGCGAAGAAGAACGAGAACTGATTGAAAAGGCAAAAAAGAATAATTATCAAGCTTTTTCTAAACTTATTTTATCCCATCTTAAATTAGTAGTAAAAATTGCTCAAAAATATCGTTCAAAAAATTTATCTTTGGATGATCTAATTGGAGAAGGGATAACCGGTTTGATGGAAGCGATTCATAAGTTTGACGAAAAGAAGAATGCGCGTTTAGCCACTTATGCTGCCAAAAGAATTAAATACCGAATAAGAGAAGCGATATTTAACGAGGCTATTTTCCATTTTTCTCCTAAGATTCAGAAATTAGCGAAAAAGATAAAAAAAGAACCTCCCGAAATGCTTTTTCAACCTGAACAATTGGCAAAAAAGTTTAAGGTACCATTAAGTGAGGTTAAGCAAGCAATAAATTTTTTAAATTTAGCCCGCTTTAATTTAGAAGGAGAAGAAACTTCTGAAGAGAATCCTATTCTAGTTAACGAAACTCGAGAAACTCAATTTGAAAAGGTAAATATAAAAAAAATTGTTAATGAGTGTTTATCACAACTCACCGAGAGAGAACGTTTGGTTATTAAAAAGGTTTTTGGTTTGCCCCCTTATAAAGAACCCGAGAGTTTAACAAAGATTGGTAAGGATTTAGGACTTTCAAGGGAAAGGGTCCGACAGATTCGTAATGAGGCGCTTAAGAAATTGCGTCGATTTTTAAATAAAAGGCTTAATCTTATTTCTTTCTTTTTGTGA
- a CDS encoding prepilin-type N-terminal cleavage/methylation domain-containing protein, with product MLNKKGFTLIELLVVILIIGILLALIIPNFALFQERARRTSVKNNMHVIQTALEAWASDHMGQYPTEDVVGDVLDPEGPLAYYFPGGDPLIEDKFGNFPSNPYTGTVYNGGDYEDLFYGGDFLFEEPGLNAVTWGGSEVAECPYLEWADAVEVSGAIAVGVYYDPATEIAQEYGIAGWGRLNEVGENYPMYDVAPGAEDPFEPEYWNFFVLHN from the coding sequence ATGTTAAACAAAAAGGGCTTTACATTAATTGAATTATTAGTGGTAATTTTAATTATCGGTATCCTATTAGCACTTATTATCCCCAACTTCGCACTTTTCCAAGAAAGAGCAAGAAGAACAAGCGTCAAAAACAATATGCACGTAATTCAAACTGCCTTAGAGGCATGGGCATCTGACCATATGGGCCAATATCCAACCGAAGATGTAGTGGGTGATGTTCTTGACCCAGAGGGTCCTTTAGCTTATTATTTTCCTGGCGGTGACCCATTGATCGAAGATAAATTTGGTAATTTCCCATCCAACCCCTATACCGGTACTGTTTATAATGGAGGAGATTATGAAGATCTTTTTTATGGTGGAGATTTTCTATTTGAGGAACCTGGTTTGAACGCTGTGACTTGGGGAGGTTCTGAAGTAGCAGAGTGTCCTTATCTTGAATGGGCAGATGCAGTAGAGGTTTCAGGAGCAATCGCTGTAGGTGTTTATTATGATCCCGCAACTGAGATTGCTCAAGAGTATGGAATTGCTGGTTGGGGTAGACTTAATGAAGTAGGTGAAAATTATCCGATGTACGATGTAGCACCGGGTGCGGAAGATCCCTTTGAACCAGAATATTGGAACTTCTTTGTGCTTCACAACTAA